In the genome of Megalops cyprinoides isolate fMegCyp1 chromosome 7, fMegCyp1.pri, whole genome shotgun sequence, one region contains:
- the kcng1 gene encoding potassium voltage-gated channel subfamily G member 1: MTLLAGDGSDYDYSALSCTSDTSLNPPPIQEREALKGAFYKRAQLLPLDKGGGESAPAGARKLHAIINVGGLRYQLPWTTLENFPLTRLGQLRLCNNFDEIMRVCDDYDVTRNEFFFDRNPCAFRTILTFLRAGKLRMLRETCALSFRDELLYWGVPEESLEWCCRRKLLQRVEEFEELDRAAEEEEDELLETDSGPREPAPGESRLGLCMGKLRDMVERPHSGLPGKIFACLSVLFVTITAVNLSISTMPAMREEEEAGKCSRMCYNIFIVETVCVAWFSLEFTLRFIQDRSKLAFLRRPLNLIDVVAILPYYITLLVDSTSSGEKRLGSGSSYLDKVGLVLRVLRALRILYVMRLARHSLGLQTLGLTARRCTREFGLLLLFLCVAIALFSPLLYLIENEVAGSQEFNSIPATYWWAVITMTTVGYGDMVPRSIPGQVVALSSILSGILLMAFPVTSIFHTFSRSYVELKQEQQRLLQRRTHFLLRNRMAGLSSLSLESDVLFNSASSSEPRDPED; encoded by the exons ATGACACTGCTGGCGGGAGATGGCTCCGACTATGACTACAGTGCCCTGAGCTGTACTTCCGACACCTCCCTCAACCCGCCTCCGATCCAGGAGCGGGAGGCCCTCAAGGGGGCCTTCTACAAGAGGgcccagctcctccccctggACAAGGGGGGCGGGGAGAGCGCCCCCGCCGGCGCCCGCAAGCTCCACGCCATCATCAACGTGGGCGGCCTGCGCTACCAGCTGCCCTGGACCACGCTGGAGAACTTCCCGCTGACGCGTCTCGGACAGCTGCGGCTGTGCAACAACTTCGACGAGATCATGCGCGTGTGCGACGACTACGACGTCACGCGCAACGAGTTCTTCTTCGACCGCAACCCCTGCGCCTTCCGCACCATCCTGACCTTCCTGCGCGCCGGCAAGCTGCGCATGCTGCGCGAGACCTGCGCCCTGTCCTTCCGCGATGAGCTGCTCTACTGGGGCGTGCCCGAGGAGAGCCTGGAGTGGTGCTGCCGCCGCAAGCTGCTGCAGCGCGTGGAGGAGTTCGAGGAGCTGGACCGCGCcgccgaggaggaggaggacgagctGCTGGAGACGGACAGTGGGCCCCGCGAGCCCGCCCCCGGAGAGTCCCGGCTGGGCCTCTGCATGGGCAAGCTGAGGGACATGGTGGAGCGGCCGCACTCGGGCCTCCCCGGGAAGATCTTCGCCTGCCTGTCGGTGCTCTTCGTCACCATCACCGCCGTCAACCTCTCCATCAGCACCATGCCGGccatgagggaggaggaggaggcg GGCAAATGCTCCAGGATGTGCTACAACATCTTCATCGTGGAGACGGTGTGCGTGGCCTGGTTCTCGCTGGAGTTCACCTTGCGCTTCATCCAGGACCGCAGCAAGCTGGCCTTTCTGAGGAGACCGCTCAACCTCATCGACGTGGTGGCCATCCTGCCCTACTACATCACGCTGCTGGTGGACAGCACGTCCAGCGGGGAGAAGCGGCTGGGCTCAGGCAGCAGCTACCTGGACAAGGTGGGGCTGGTTCTGCGCGTGCTGCGGGCCCTGCGCATCCTGTACGTCATGCGCCTGGCCCGCCACTCCCTGGGGCTGCAGACGCTGGGCCTGACAGCCCGCCGCTGCACCCGGGAGTTcggcctgctcctcctcttcctctgcgtGGCCATCGCCCTCTTCTCGCCGCTCCTCTACCTCATCGAGAACGAGGTGGCGGGCTCGCAGGAGTTCAACAGCATCCCCGCCACCTACTGGTGGGCCGTCATCACCATGACGACGGTGGGCTACGGGGACATGGTGCCGCGCAGCATCCCCGGCCAGGTGGTGGCGCTCAGCAGCATCCTGAGCGGGATCCTGCTCATGGCCTTCCCTGTCACCTCCATCTTCCACACCTTCTCCCGCTCCTACGTGGAGCtcaagcaggagcagcagcgcCTCCTGCAGAGACGGACGCACTTCCTCCTCCGCAACAGGATGGCGGGCCTCAGCAGCCTGTCGCTGGAGAGCGACGTGCTCTTCAACAGCGCCTCCTCCTCCGAGCCCCGGGACCCGGAGGACTGA
- the manbal gene encoding protein MANBAL has translation MSGDLDLSPPEVPEPTLLESLLRYGLFLGAVFQLICILAVIIPSSKTHHEQEPEQSDVRGGEQVRKPKGPIPQIRQKIKKESKKKR, from the exons ATGTCGGGCGATCTTGACCTGTCACCCCCCGAGGTGCCCGAACCCACCCTCCTCGAGAGTCTCCTGCGGTATGGTCTCTTTTTGGGAGCGGTGTTCCAGCTTATTTGCATACTTGCGGTAATCATACCATCATCGAAGACCCACCACGAACAG gagCCAGAGCAGAGTGACGTGCGAGGAGGGGAACAGGTCAGGAAACCCAAGGGGCCTATCCCACAGATTCGACAGAAGATAAAGAAGGAGAGCAAGAAGAAGAGATAA